A region from the Schistocerca serialis cubense isolate TAMUIC-IGC-003099 chromosome 1, iqSchSeri2.2, whole genome shotgun sequence genome encodes:
- the LOC126457228 gene encoding probable DNA replication complex GINS protein PSF2, with product MDPAEVEFLAEKRMVSIVPNFNFDRIHLISGQIGPFRAGLPVNVPIWMALNLKQRQKCRIIAPDWMNLENLQEVKDQESQSRLFTRMPSEHYMVESHLLLGAASDDIPQAEEIRTVIKDIWDLRMSKLRSSVDALFKSDGTHAVLGHLTAMEINSVRPLLPHSLDQLNRLQKGSQIAPSMTSQDVSQ from the exons ATGGACCCAGCTGAAGTAGAGTTCCTAGCAGAGAAACGAATGGTGAGCATTGTTCCAAATTTTAACTTTGATAGAATACACCTGATATCGGGACAGATAGGACCTTTCCGTGCCGGACTGCCCGTTAATGTGCCTATATGGATGGCTTTAAATCTAAAGCAAAGGCAGAAGTGTCGTATCATTGCTCCAGACTGGATGAACTTGGAAAATCTTCAAGAAGTAAAAGATCAGGAAAGCCAGTCAAG GTTGTTTACTAGAATGCCGAGTGAACATTATATGGTGGAGAGCCACCTGTTGCTAGGTGCAGCGAGCGATGACATACCACAAGCGGAAGAAATTCGTACAGTTATAAAg GACATTTGGGATTTACGTATGTCTAAGCTACGCTCATCTGTAGATGCCCTTTTTAAAAGTGATGGCACACATGCAGTTCTGGGGCATTTGACAGCAATGGAAATAAACAGTGTTAGACCATTGTTGCCACACTCATTGGATCAGTTAAATAGGCTACAAAAG GGAAGTCAAATTGCTCCGTCTATGACATCACAAGATGTATCCCAGTAA